The genomic stretch CACCCCTAGACTGCAGTACAGTAGCTAAGCAGTACCACCTCCATGTTGAGTAACTTCCACAAATCAACACCACGAGATATTTTAATaagacctgcccctgccccagctcccatGCCACCTTGTGGAACGCATTCTCCAATAAAACAGCCATCTGATGCgattcatttggaaggcaaacaaaaatgaataaccCTCTGCTCCCTTGCTCAGCCCTTGGCGCACACAacgtgagagagacagagagagagcgagagagcgagctgcAGCCTGAATACAATTGTAGAAaccatgtttatttttaggcagcTGTAATGTATGCTAGCACAATAATAACCCACCGCCCCAGCTTCCCTGATTTCcaaaggaaaatgttttcatgCAGAGGTGCCCTTAAAAACTGCTGCAGTAAAAACAAGCCTAGGGAGTCATGCTTCCCAGAAGCAGGAAGAAATAGGAAACGACCTCCCTACTACCTCCAGATTCTAAAATAGGGAtttggtgtgtgttggggggagcgTCTACTCAACACACTTGATAAGCTTACTTTCTCCTGATGCCTTAAAAGTCTTGCAGCTTCAAACCTCAAGGCACCTGGTTATGTTTTATAACTCAGAGTCCTACTAAAAACTGTCTGAAATCCCAGGCAGCGATTCTTAGAAGAACATTTAAGAAACACCAAGTGCAGTGCCACAGAAATCACCTCTGTCCTCTGCCCACTACGAGGCCTACTACCCTCCTGTCTGAAGATGCTGCAGCAGTGCTTAGAGCAGCAGCTGCGGAGCCCCTCTCCTCCACAATGCTCTTCCAACGTACCAGCTCTTTAATTTAACCCTTCCATAAAGCTACCACAGAGACACTGCACCCTTCCATTTTTAACCCCTCCCAAATCAGGTCTTTTCCTACTCCACACATCTTTCCCATAAGCCTGGAGCTGTCATTTTAAATTAACCCTTTGGCCTCTGAgtcgcccctccccctctccttgggAGCGTTGCCCTTTAACCCCTCCCTCCAACCCAACGTGTGCGTGCGAGCCTGACTCCCAAGGACTCGGCACCTAGGACACCCCTATGCTGGTAGCCAAGCTCCTTTACCCCTAACCAAGGGGTACACCTTGGCTTCCTACAGCCCCCTCCCCCGAGCATGCGCACAACTCGCTCCTCGTCCCGAACGCAGATTAACCCCTCCCGTACCGTGTCTCTCTCGGACTTCAGCTCCTCGATCTCCTTTTCCttggcctgcagctgctgctgctgctgttcgaTGAGGTCCAATTGCAGGAGAAGGATCTGTTTGAGGCAGGCGGCCTGACTGGAAGCTCCCGAGCCGCCGCCACCCCCGAGAGGGCTCTTCCTCATGCTCTTCCATCTGCCCTCGCTAGCCGCCAGGGTCCCGGCGGTGGCGGTGGGTGCGAGGGGTGGCGGCCCGGGCAGAGGTAGTGGTGGGGGTCCCGCCGGGTCCGAGGCGGTGGCAGCTGGAGGAGCCGCCCCACCCTTGTCCCCAGCCCAGGGCGTAGGCTCTTTGGCCGCCGCCACGAGAGAGCCCGTCTGAATGGGCAGCACCGCCTGATACTTGGGCCGGGGGCTGCAGCCGGCTCCGGCAGCGGCTGGCTCCCCCCCAATGCCGGCTTGTTTGGTGGCCGGGGGCGGACAGGGCAAGGGCACCGAACCGCCCCAGCTCTCTTCCTGCTGCCCAGGGGCCGCCCCGGCCGGCAGTAACAAGCCCCGGCCCTTGCCGCCGCAGCCGGCCGGGGAGGGCGCGGGGCTCCCGCCCTGGGAGGAGGCCAGCGGGGGCCCCGGCTCCTTGAGCTTACGGTGCCGGGGGAGGAAGTGGGCTTCGGCCGCCCCGGGCTCGTCCTCGGGCCCGCCCAGCGCCGCAGCCCGCTCGTAGTCCAGTCGCTGCTCAGGGTTGCCGCCGGCAGGGGCCGCGGCCGCCTTGAACACTGCGGATCTCATGGTCATAGTGGTCCGGAGCAGCGCCGGGGACCGAGAcggaggaggggggtggggaaggggcgaGGTGCGGGGGGTCGAGgacggaggagggggaggggagtttGGCGGGCTCGCCTCAGCAGCGCGGCAGCAGGCCTCCGCTAGCGCGGCTCCTCCGGGGCCCGGGCGCCATCCCGCCGGCGTGCGGAGACGTGGAGGCCGCGGCTGAGGCCCGCCGCCGGCCCATGGGGGCCTCGCCGCCGCctctgctgccgccgccgccgccttcgcCTCGGAGGCAGGAGCTCGCACCCAGCCGCCCCCGAGCTCATCCCCGGAGCTCGCCTCGGCCCCCCCTGGCCCGGCCGGGCCCGCCTCgtctccccaccccacacccccccttccccgccccggccccccgccccggAGCTCGCCTCAGCCGCCCCGAGCCTCCATTTTCCCCCCCTCTCCTCCttaggagggggtgggagggatgggTCCGCCCAAAGCCCTCCTACTCCGGGAGGGGGCTTCTGTCGCCTCCCCTGGGGGTCTCCGCAGCTTggggtccccctcccccacagtcaCCCCTGGCGCCTCGGcgtttccctttaaaaaaacggAGCCGCTCGGAGCCGCcaccgccgcagccgccgccgacCGGAGAGCGCATGCGCCGCGAGGGAAGCGGGCGGGAGTGAACCGGGCACGGCGAAGAGGGAGGCGGGCCGCACTATTGTGAAAGGGGCTGCGGCCGCCtcgaggggggcagggagggggccagagggGCCGGCGAGGGGAGGCCGGGGATGAGGGGGCGAGGACCGAGGAGCGCGCGGAGCAGCGGGGTGAAGGTGGGCTGCCGAGGGAGGGGCGAGCCGGAGAGGGTCAGGAGGGAAAAAGGGCGGCCGCGGGGAGCCGGGGAGTGCGGAGGCGCCCGGGGAGGAAGCAGCGGGAGAGCAGGGAAGACGGCTTCAGGAGGCAGCTGAGCTCCGCGGACCCGGCCTGCTCCGGGCAGCCCCTTTCCCGAGTGCGTGGGCGACGCGCCCGGCTCCCCGGGCCGGGCAGGACCCAGGCTCCTCTGAGCCTGTGGGGGTtcagcgggggcggggaggggccgtaGAATTCTGACCCCGCCACCCCTGTGCTCCCCAGCAGCCGCACACTGGTGTGGGAGAGAATGAAGTTCTTTGTCTCTGAGGGATCCCGACCGGGAGCGGAGGACCTCTGGCTCCCAGAGGGGGCAAATCCGCGGAGTCTGCTGCCCGGGGAGTTGTTGCCACAGCCTCCTCGGGATGAGGTGGTGCCAGCTACCAAGAGTTCCCTCCCGAAGGAACTCTCTGGAGGTTGGAGGGGTTTCAGGCTTTGCAGGGAGCAGAAATACTTAAGGGTATTCTCCGTGGCGCGTTTCCTCCTGTTGCTCCGTGTTCATTCCACTTCCAAGCCACTGTAGCCAACAAGTGCTCACGGAATTCCTCGCCGAGGAACTTTAAAATAGTCTTAATtgcttgtttttctcttctgtccAAAGTGTTTAAAGCTTAAGTGGAGATGGAGAAGACCAACATTCTGTGGCCTGATGTGAAAACTTCTAATTAAAACTGTGTCTCTGCCTTGAACAAATGGGTGTGAATGTGTTCAGAAGCCAAGACAGCCCCAGCCCGCTTCCACCAGACTGTATGGCCTCAGATCTGCAAGGGAAGTATCCGGTTTAGAGATACCAAAGAATGGTGCGGTGGGAGGCTGGTAGAATATGGCCACCTCTTTCAGTGTCTAGACTTTCTGTACCATCTCCATGTTGCCAGCTCTCAAATTTTTGTCTTTCCTAAACTCGTTCCCTGGTTCCAAAATTTCCAGCTGCCTAAAGTTATGTCTAAAATCAAGCTCCTGAATTTTCTCCACCCAAATCCTGCTTCTGcagtctgcctctccttctttgctAGCCTGTATCGTCAGTCGGTCCGTCTTGTTGCCTTTCAAAATGTGTATCTAAAATTCTATACATTCTCCACACCTTCCACCTTACTGGAAGCCATAATcatttcttactcttttttttaaagatttatttatttgaaatgtggagttggggccagcactgtggcatagcaggtaaagccactgcctgctgtgctggcatcccgtactggcaccagtggctccacttctgacacagctctctgctatgccctgggaaagcagtagaagatggcccacgtgcttgggcccctgtacccacgtgggagacccggaagaagctcctggctcctggctttggatcagcccagctccgcccattgcagccatctgaggagtgaaccagcggatagatctctgcctttgcctctgcttctctgtaactctgcctttcagacaaataaataaatctttaaaaaaaaaaaaaaaagaattacaaaggcagaagcagagggagagagatcttccatccactggtttactacccaaatggctgcactgggcagatctgggctgatccaaagccaggagccagaagcttcttcgggtctcccacatgggtgcaggggcccaaacacttgggccatcttctgctttcccaggccatagcagagacctgtgtcaaaagtggagccactgggacaaaccatatggaatgctggcacagcaggcagcagccttaccctctatgccatagcactgcccccccccccctttttaattgCAGTAACCTTGTAATTGGTCTTTCAGTTTCAACCTTTGTCTTCTACTTAAGTCTGCTCTCAGCAACCATATGGATCCTGGTGAGATATGCATGGGATCATGTTCTTTGCTCAAAACTCTTTCCTGGCTTTCCCTCTTAGTTGGAGTAAAAGcaaagtcctcttttttttttttctttaataaaaacttattttatttatttgaaagcagaggaaggaaggtcttccatctgctggttcactcctccaaatggctgcgaaggccagagctgggccaggctgaagccaggagcttcttccgggtctcccatgagggtgcaggggcccaaggacttgggccaatcctctgctgctttcccacgtacattagcaaggaactggatcggaagtggaacagttgacagcgctccaggcagtggcttaacctaggccacagcaccagccccaaagcaaAATCATCTTGATGACCTGTAGGATTTAGCCCCCTGGCATTGCTGTGACTTCAGTCCTTCCTGCTGTCCTGTGCACTCCTCCCAGACCATATGCTCTTCTGTACTGTCTGTCACACACAGAGAATGTCTGTCTGCTCAGGTCCTTCCACTTGCGGTACCCTCTGCCTGGATCACTTTTCCTTCCAATATCCACCCAGCTTTCCTCCTCACTTCTGAAAGCT from Lepus europaeus isolate LE1 chromosome 18, mLepTim1.pri, whole genome shotgun sequence encodes the following:
- the MSL1 gene encoding male-specific lethal 1 homolog isoform X3, with translation MTMRSAVFKAAAAPAGGNPEQRLDYERAAALGGPEDEPGAAEAHFLPRHRKLKEPGPPLASSQGGSPAPSPAGCGGKGRGLLLPAGAAPGQQEESWGGSVPLPCPPPATKQAGIGGEPAAAGAGCSPRPKYQAVLPIQTGSLVAAAKEPTPWAGDKGGAAPPAATASDPAGPPPLPLPGPPPLAPTATAGTLAASEGRWKSMRKSPLGGGGGSGASSQAACLKQILLLQLDLIEQQQQQLQAKEKEIEELKSERDTLLARIERMERRMQLVKKDNEKERHKLFQGYEPEEREETELSEKIKLECQPELSETSQTLPPKPFSCGRSGKGHKRKSPFGSTERKTPVKKLAPEFSKVKTKTPKHSPIKEEPCGSLSETVCKRELRSQETPEKPRSSVDTPPRLSTPQKGPSAHPKEKAFSSEIEDLPYLSTTEMYLCRWHQPPPSPLPLRESSPKKEETVASKA